A genomic stretch from Aedes albopictus strain Foshan chromosome 2, AalbF5, whole genome shotgun sequence includes:
- the LOC134289074 gene encoding uncharacterized protein LOC134289074 codes for MGNPLSPTIADLVMESLLDTVMARITFPVPVLKKYVDDLLLAVPREKIGEVLEFFNQYHARIQFTVEVEDDGRIPYLDLLLVRQTDQTVKTEWYMKPIATGRFLNYHSAHSMKQKVNVAANFIQRVKTFSTNIDEPTTHQIIFSHLKLNDYPPRVINRLIDRARERTIAATNDDSSDEEVYRSMVHVGQLTNKIQRSLKKDYPNVIISSKNEKIIKNMLPQVKDPVEKLNLSNVIYRIPCEDCSACYVGMTSNQLRTRLASHRSCSNRLRSLWERGKTAEDEEIATLRERTALLDHSISHHHTFNFDNTQLLDSSRKKQNLPTLKTCHIINTPNTVNKRTDTDNLSSTYAGILHTLRNNSRAEQQTHRTHASTEQV; via the coding sequence ATGGGCAATCCGCTGTCACCCACGATCGCGGATCTGGTAATGGAATCGCTTCTAGACACGGTGATGGCGAGAATCACGTTTCCGGTACCAGTGCTGAAAAAGTACGTAGATGATCTTCTTTTAGCAGTACCCAGGGAGAAAATCGGGGAAGTGTTGGAATTCTTCAACCAGTACCACGCAAGAATCCAGTTCACGGTGGAGGTGGAAGACGACGGACGAATCCCGTATTTAGACTTGCTGCTGGTCCGTCAAACTGACCAGACAGTGAAAACAGAGTGGTACATGAAACCAATTGCAACCGGCCGGTTTCTAAACTACCACTCGGCGCACAGCATGAAGCAAAAGGTGAATGTAGCAGCCAACTTCATTCAACGAGTCAAGACGTTTTCCACTAACATCGATGAGCCCACGACACACCAGATCATTTTCTCCCATCTGAAATTGAACGATTATCCCCCCAGAGTGATTAATCGCTTAATCGATCGCGCGAGGGAACGTACGATCGCAGCCACCAATGATGACTCATCCGATGAGGAAGTATACCGGTCGATGGTACACGTGGGGCAGTTGACCAACAAGATCCAAAGGAGTCTGAAGAAGGATTATCCGAACGTGATCATCAGTTCCAAGAACGAGAAGATCATAAAAAACATGCTGCCTCAGGTGAAAGATCCAGTAGAAAAACTCAACCTTTCGAATGTGATATACAGGATCCCATGCGAAGACTGTTCGGCTTGCTACGTAGGCATGACGTCGAACCAACTGCGAACACGGCTAGCCAGTCACCGCTCCTGTTCCAACAGACTACGAAGCTTGTGGGAGCGGGGAAAGACAGCGGAGGATGAAGAAATAGCCACACTCAGGGAACGAACGGCGCTGCTGGACCATTCCATCAGCCACCATCATACTTTTAATTTCGACAACACACAACTGTTAGACTCTAGTCGTAAGAAACAGAATCTACCAACACTCAAAACATGTCACATTATAAACACACCCAACACAGTCAATAAGCGTACAGACACTGACAACCTCAGCAGTACGTACGCCGGCATCCTACACACATTACGAAACAATAGTAGAGCCGAGCAGCAAACACACAGAACACACGCTTCTACAGAACAAGTGTGA